Genomic DNA from Alphaproteobacteria bacterium PA2:
GTCATCTCACCCTTGCGATAGAGGTCAAGGACAGTGAGACGACGGCCAGCGTCAGCTGGCGTCGAGGCGCGGGGGCGTACGAGATCGCCAGGATTGGCCAGTTGGGCGGAGATATTTGCGCTGACTGCGCACCCGAAATTCGAATTGGGCTCGTTGACCATGGTGTTCGCCAGATTGGTCCAGACCTTGCCGCAGGCCGGTATGTCAGCCTTGTAGTGGGTGTAGGTCATCAAGAGATTAGGATCGGCGAGTCCGCGGGCGTCATATCCGGTGATGACGATCTGGTCCTGCGGGACCCCCTGACGAATAAGGAATGCGCGGGCGCCTTCGGCGGTCCGGAAAGCCGCACCGGCATTGGGTCCGCCATCCGGCGCACGCAGGGTGATGACGCCGCCCTGGTCCACATCCCATTCCGATGCGAACTCCCCAAGGGCGTCTGCCTGGGTTGTTGAGAGGCCCTGGGCATGGACCGCCAGCTGGATTTCGGCGTCCGTCGGATAGGCCCGCGGCTTGTAGGCGTCGAGAACCGTCGCAGGCGCCTCGGCGGTCACCCGCTTGATCGCTGGCGTCGCGCAGGCGCTGAGGCCAACCAGGGCGGTAATGGA
This window encodes:
- a CDS encoding pilus assembly protein CpaD produces the protein MKSLATLASITALVGLSACATPAIKRVTAEAPATVLDAYKPRAYPTDAEIQLAVHAQGLSTTQADALGEFASEWDVDQGGVITLRAPDGGPNAGAAFRTAEGARAFLIRQGVPQDQIVITGYDARGLADPNLLMTYTHYKADIPACGKVWTNLANTMVNEPNSNFGCAVSANISAQLANPGDLVRPRASTPADAGRRLTVLDLYRKGEMTSSAKDENAKGTLSNAVQ